From the genome of Azospirillum brasilense, one region includes:
- the pqqB gene encoding pyrroloquinoline quinone biosynthesis protein PqqB, with product MLTILVLGSAAGGGFPQWNCNCAGCRRARSGDPAARPRTQSSLAVSGGDGRWLLLNASPDIGRQILANPALHPQTAVRHSPIAAAVLTNADIDHVAGLLTLRESQPLAVYATDRVHRVLEANAVFRVVNPELAPRRPMALDRPWVPADATGTPFPFEIEAFAVPGKVALYLEDPSAAGFGSVAEDTVALRIRDRNGDGEFFYIPGCSAMPGWLADRLRGAPLVLFDGTTWTDDEMIRAGTGSKTGQRMGHMAMSGPDGSIAAFADLGVRRKVFVHINNTNPALLDDSPERAAAAAEGWEIAHDGMEFTL from the coding sequence ATGCTGACGATCCTCGTCCTTGGCTCCGCCGCGGGCGGCGGTTTTCCCCAGTGGAACTGCAACTGCGCGGGCTGCCGCCGCGCCCGCTCCGGCGACCCGGCAGCCCGGCCGCGCACCCAATCGTCGCTCGCCGTCAGCGGCGGCGACGGGCGCTGGCTGCTGCTGAACGCCTCGCCGGACATCGGCCGGCAGATCCTCGCCAACCCAGCGCTGCATCCGCAGACCGCCGTGCGCCACAGCCCCATCGCCGCGGCGGTGCTGACCAACGCCGACATCGACCATGTGGCGGGCCTGCTGACGCTGCGCGAATCCCAGCCGCTGGCCGTCTACGCCACCGACCGGGTGCACCGCGTGCTGGAGGCGAACGCCGTCTTCCGCGTGGTCAACCCGGAGCTGGCGCCGCGCCGCCCCATGGCGCTGGACCGGCCCTGGGTTCCCGCCGACGCCACCGGAACCCCCTTCCCCTTCGAGATCGAAGCCTTCGCCGTGCCCGGCAAGGTCGCGCTCTATCTGGAGGACCCGTCCGCCGCCGGCTTCGGCTCGGTGGCGGAGGACACGGTGGCTTTGCGCATCCGCGACCGCAACGGCGACGGGGAATTCTTCTACATCCCCGGCTGCTCGGCCATGCCGGGCTGGCTGGCCGACCGGCTGCGCGGGGCGCCGCTGGTGCTGTTCGACGGCACCACCTGGACCGACGATGAGATGATCCGCGCCGGCACCGGCAGCAAGACGGGCCAGCGCATGGGCCACATGGCGATGTCCGGCCCGGACGGCTCGATCGCCGCCTTCGCGGACCTGGGCGTGCGGCGCAAGGTCTTCGTCCACATCAACAACACCAATCCGGCCCTGCTGGACGACTCGCCCGAACGGGCCGCCGCCGCCGCCGAAGGTTGGGAAATCGCCCACGACGGGATGGAGTTCACCCTATGA
- the pqqC gene encoding pyrroloquinoline-quinone synthase PqqC, with protein MTSLLSREGLERELRAIGERQYHDLHPFHKLLHGGKLKRGQVQAWALNRFYYQVCIPKKDLALMARMDDPALRRIWIQRVLDHDGFGESREREEGKVGGIERWLRLTDGLGLDRDYVTSLRGILPATRYAVDSYVNFVSSKSTLEAVASSLTELFAPAIHRERIAGFEAYYAFANDATLSYFRKRLDEAPRDVEFGLEYVLDNARTPEQQQQVIAALRHKAELLWAQLDALHHAYVSPGLIPPGAFVPDDMEPPVYAR; from the coding sequence ATGACGTCACTGCTGTCGCGCGAAGGTCTGGAACGTGAGCTGCGCGCCATCGGCGAGCGCCAGTACCACGACCTCCACCCCTTCCACAAACTGCTGCATGGCGGGAAGCTGAAGCGCGGTCAGGTCCAGGCCTGGGCGCTGAACCGCTTCTACTATCAGGTCTGCATCCCCAAGAAGGATCTGGCCCTGATGGCGCGGATGGACGATCCGGCGCTGCGCCGCATCTGGATTCAGCGCGTGCTCGACCATGACGGCTTCGGCGAGAGCCGGGAGCGCGAGGAGGGCAAGGTCGGCGGAATCGAGCGCTGGCTGCGCCTGACCGACGGGCTGGGGCTGGACCGCGACTATGTCACCTCGCTGAGGGGCATCCTGCCGGCGACCCGCTACGCCGTCGATTCCTACGTCAACTTCGTGTCGAGCAAATCGACGCTGGAAGCCGTCGCCTCGTCCCTGACCGAGCTGTTCGCCCCGGCCATCCACCGCGAGCGCATCGCCGGGTTCGAGGCCTACTACGCCTTTGCCAACGACGCCACCCTGTCCTATTTCCGCAAGCGGCTCGACGAGGCGCCGCGTGACGTCGAGTTCGGGCTCGAATACGTGCTCGACAACGCCCGGACACCGGAGCAGCAGCAGCAGGTGATCGCCGCGCTGCGCCACAAGGCGGAGCTTCTCTGGGCGCAGCTGGACGCGCTGCACCACGCCTATGTGTCGCCCGGCCTGATCCCGCCCGGCGCCTTCGTGCCGGACGACATGGAACCGCCGGTCTACGCGCGATGA
- a CDS encoding PqqD family peptide modification chaperone — MTDGVSEEDRVRLAPGVMLRQDRVRGHWQLLGPERVLILDEVALEVVRAVTAQSPEGQPPVTVGAAIATLAAQFDAPREEIAADVLEVLGDMITKGFLTR; from the coding sequence ATGACAGACGGCGTGAGCGAGGAGGACCGGGTTCGGCTGGCTCCGGGCGTCATGCTCCGCCAGGACCGGGTGCGCGGCCACTGGCAGCTTCTGGGGCCGGAGCGCGTGCTGATCCTGGACGAGGTGGCGCTGGAGGTGGTGCGGGCCGTCACTGCACAGTCTCCGGAAGGGCAGCCTCCGGTGACGGTGGGCGCGGCCATCGCGACGCTGGCCGCACAATTCGACGCGCCGCGGGAGGAGATCGCCGCGGATGTGTTGGAAGTGTTGGGCGACATGATCACGAAGGGGTTCCTGACCCGATGA
- the pqqE gene encoding pyrroloquinoline quinone biosynthesis protein PqqE — protein MTFCGATTGLEPPLALLAELTHRCPLRCAYCSNPLALDPASRELDTAAWCRVLDEAADLGIIQVHFSGGEPTARKDLEVLIAHATAAGLYANLITSAVLLDRARLERLRDAGLQHVQIGFQDTVPAKAELISGFPGGQPKKLEVARAVTDVGMALTVNAIVQRHNIDRVDDFIDMALELKAGRIEIANVQYYGWALKNRAALMPTREQLVRMDERVRARLPELKGRLVVDYVVPDYYAKRPKACMGGWGRKFLNVTPSGSVLPCHAAETIPGMSFDRVTERPLADIWTNSAAFQRYRGTDWMPQPCRSCDQKEIDWGGCRCQALALTGSADNTDPVCDLSEHHSLLAEIAAEDGGTAEAPITYRSFSL, from the coding sequence ATGACCTTCTGTGGCGCCACGACCGGACTCGAACCGCCGCTGGCCCTGCTGGCGGAACTGACGCACCGCTGCCCGCTGCGCTGCGCCTACTGCTCCAACCCGCTGGCCCTCGACCCGGCCAGCCGGGAGCTGGACACCGCCGCGTGGTGCCGCGTGCTCGACGAGGCGGCGGACCTCGGCATCATCCAAGTGCATTTCTCCGGCGGCGAGCCGACGGCGCGCAAGGATCTGGAGGTGCTGATCGCCCACGCCACCGCGGCCGGGCTCTACGCCAACCTCATCACCTCGGCGGTGCTGCTCGACCGGGCGCGGCTGGAGCGGCTGCGCGACGCCGGGCTGCAGCATGTGCAGATCGGCTTCCAGGACACAGTGCCGGCCAAGGCCGAACTGATCAGCGGCTTTCCCGGCGGCCAGCCGAAGAAGCTGGAGGTGGCACGCGCGGTCACCGACGTCGGCATGGCGCTGACCGTCAACGCCATCGTGCAGCGCCACAACATCGACCGGGTCGATGATTTCATCGACATGGCGCTGGAGCTGAAGGCCGGCCGCATCGAGATCGCCAACGTCCAGTATTACGGCTGGGCGCTGAAGAACCGCGCCGCCCTGATGCCGACCCGCGAGCAGCTGGTCCGCATGGACGAGCGGGTGCGCGCCCGCCTGCCGGAGCTGAAGGGCCGGCTGGTCGTCGACTACGTGGTGCCGGACTATTACGCCAAGCGCCCCAAGGCCTGCATGGGCGGCTGGGGGCGCAAGTTCCTGAACGTAACGCCCAGCGGCTCGGTCCTGCCCTGCCACGCCGCCGAGACGATCCCCGGCATGAGTTTCGACCGGGTGACGGAGCGTCCGCTGGCCGACATCTGGACCAACTCCGCGGCCTTCCAGCGCTACCGCGGCACCGACTGGATGCCCCAGCCCTGCCGGAGCTGCGACCAGAAGGAAATCGACTGGGGCGGCTGCCGCTGCCAGGCGCTGGCGCTGACCGGAAGCGCCGACAACACCGACCCGGTGTGCGACCTCTCGGAGCATCATAGTCTGCTCGCCGAGATCGCCGCGGAGGACGGCGGCACGGCCGAGGCGCCGATCACCTACCGGAGCTTCAGCCTGTAA
- a CDS encoding ComEA family DNA-binding protein, translating into MKPIRLCAIAAIASVGAMIAVPAFAQSTAPSATPSTTPMPQAKPAMPPGHSGTTTAPPMGSGSSSTTAKAKVIDLNTAGKDELQTLPGIGEARSEAIVKNRPYRSKDELVSKKIVPQNVYDDIKGRIAAVGGSKTSASAATAPKK; encoded by the coding sequence ATGAAGCCGATCCGCCTGTGCGCCATCGCCGCCATCGCCAGTGTTGGCGCGATGATCGCCGTTCCCGCTTTTGCGCAATCGACCGCGCCGTCCGCAACGCCTTCCACCACGCCGATGCCGCAGGCCAAGCCGGCCATGCCGCCGGGCCACAGCGGCACCACCACCGCGCCGCCGATGGGCAGCGGATCGTCGTCGACGACGGCGAAGGCCAAGGTCATCGACCTCAACACCGCCGGCAAGGACGAGCTTCAGACCCTGCCGGGAATCGGCGAGGCGCGGTCCGAGGCTATCGTGAAGAACCGCCCCTACCGGTCCAAGGACGAGCTGGTCAGCAAGAAGATCGTCCCGCAGAACGTCTACGACGACATCAAGGGCCGGATCGCCGCGGTCGGCGGCTCCAAGACCAGCGCCTCGGCGGCGACCGCCCCGAAGAAGTGA
- the kdsA gene encoding 3-deoxy-8-phosphooctulonate synthase: MTTAKTVQIGNLTIANDRPFTLIAGPCQMESRDHALETAAALVEMTGALGIGLIYKSSFDKANRTSISTARGLGMDKALPIFAEIKERFGCPVITDVHEADQCAAVAEVMDVLQIPAFLCRQTDLLIAAAKTGRAVNVKKGQFLAPWDMKNVAAKLVASGNEKVLLCERGASFGYNTLVSDMRSLPIMAETGFPVVFDATHSVQQPGGQGTTSGGQREFVPVLARAAIAVGVAAVFMETHENPDCAPSDGPNMVPLKEMPALLARLQAFDRLAKG, from the coding sequence ATGACCACCGCCAAGACCGTCCAAATCGGCAACCTGACCATCGCCAACGACCGGCCCTTCACCCTGATCGCCGGCCCGTGTCAGATGGAAAGCCGCGACCACGCGCTGGAGACGGCGGCGGCGCTGGTGGAGATGACCGGCGCGCTGGGCATCGGGCTGATCTACAAATCCTCCTTCGACAAGGCCAACCGCACCTCCATCAGCACGGCGCGCGGCCTCGGCATGGACAAGGCGCTGCCGATCTTCGCGGAAATCAAGGAGCGGTTCGGTTGCCCGGTGATCACCGACGTGCACGAGGCCGACCAGTGCGCCGCGGTGGCCGAGGTGATGGACGTCCTCCAGATCCCCGCCTTCCTGTGCCGCCAGACCGATCTGCTGATCGCAGCGGCCAAGACGGGCCGGGCGGTCAACGTGAAGAAGGGCCAGTTCCTCGCCCCCTGGGACATGAAGAACGTCGCGGCGAAGCTGGTGGCGTCGGGCAACGAGAAGGTGCTGCTGTGCGAGCGCGGCGCCAGCTTCGGCTACAACACGCTGGTGTCGGACATGCGGTCCCTGCCGATCATGGCGGAGACCGGTTTCCCGGTGGTTTTCGACGCCACCCACTCCGTGCAGCAGCCGGGCGGGCAGGGCACCACCTCCGGCGGCCAGCGCGAGTTCGTTCCGGTGCTGGCGCGCGCCGCCATCGCGGTGGGCGTCGCCGCCGTCTTCATGGAGACCCACGAGAATCCGGACTGCGCCCCCAGCGACGGCCCGAACATGGTCCCGCTGAAGGAGATGCCGGCCCTGCTGGCGCGGCTCCAGGCCTTCGATCGGCTCGCAAAAGGCTGA
- a CDS encoding dienelactone hydrolase family protein produces the protein MTDISIPAGDGGSFSAYVAKPAGGGPAPGLVVIQEIFGVNQVMRDLCDGFAAQGWLAVCPDLFWRQEPGVQITDKTQEEWNRAFALMNGIDQDKAVDDLKATLAWLRQNPGCTGKAGSVGYCLGGRLAFMMAARSDSDANVSYYGVGLDALIGEAASITKPLLMHIAEKDQFVPAEARDKVLAAVKGNPNVTAHVYPGVDHAFARAGGAHFDAQAAELANGRTAAFFKQHLG, from the coding sequence ATGACCGACATCAGCATTCCCGCCGGCGACGGCGGCAGCTTTTCCGCCTATGTGGCCAAGCCGGCGGGCGGCGGGCCGGCGCCGGGACTCGTCGTCATCCAGGAAATCTTCGGGGTCAATCAGGTCATGCGCGACCTGTGCGACGGCTTCGCCGCCCAGGGCTGGCTGGCTGTCTGCCCGGACCTGTTCTGGCGTCAGGAGCCGGGCGTCCAGATCACCGACAAGACCCAGGAGGAGTGGAACCGCGCCTTCGCCCTGATGAACGGCATTGACCAGGACAAGGCGGTGGACGACCTCAAGGCCACCCTGGCGTGGCTGCGCCAGAATCCCGGCTGCACGGGCAAGGCCGGGTCGGTGGGCTACTGCCTGGGCGGCCGGCTCGCCTTCATGATGGCGGCGCGTTCAGATTCCGATGCAAACGTCAGCTATTACGGCGTCGGTCTGGACGCTCTGATCGGCGAGGCGGCGAGCATCACCAAGCCTCTGCTGATGCACATCGCCGAAAAGGACCAGTTCGTCCCGGCGGAGGCGCGGGACAAGGTGCTGGCCGCGGTGAAGGGCAACCCGAACGTCACCGCCCACGTCTATCCGGGTGTGGACCACGCCTTCGCCCGCGCGGGCGGCGCCCATTTCGATGCGCAGGCGGCGGAGCTGGCCAACGGACGCACGGCAGCCTTCTTCAAGCAGCATCTGGGTTGA
- a CDS encoding CTP synthase, with amino-acid sequence MTRYIFITGGVVSSLGKGLASAALGALLQARGYKVRLRKLDPYLNVDPGTMSPYQHGEVYVTDDGAETDLDLGHYERFTGVAARRGDNITTGRIYSNVIAKERRGDYLGATVQVIPHVTDQIKDFIGADTTDEDFILCEIGGTVGDIESTPFLEAIRQFGNEVGPENALFIHLTLLPYIPTAGELKTKPTQHSVKELLGMGIQANILLCRADRPIPDNERRKIALFCNIRPERVIAALDVDSIYQVPVSYHEEGFDTQVLAYFGLPTEGKPDLSRWTSIVERVRKPQGEVTIAVVGKYTSLLDSYKSLAEALTHGGIANNVKVKLDWIDSEIFEDDSAVQRLENVHGILVPGGFGSRGTEGKIRAAQFARERKVPYFGICFGMQMAVIESARNMAGIVDAGSTELGKPGNPVVGLMTEWMRGNSLEKRTEGTDLGGTMRLGTYPAKLVPGSKVAEVYGTTDITERHRHRYEVNVYYKDRLEKVGLLFSGLSPDGELPEIVEIPDHPWFIGVQFHPELKSKPFDPHPLFTSFIKAAIEQSRLV; translated from the coding sequence ATGACTCGCTACATCTTCATCACCGGTGGCGTCGTTTCCTCGCTGGGCAAAGGTCTGGCGTCGGCGGCGCTTGGGGCGCTTCTCCAGGCGCGCGGCTACAAGGTGCGGCTGCGCAAGCTGGACCCGTACCTGAACGTGGACCCCGGCACGATGAGCCCGTACCAGCACGGCGAGGTCTATGTGACCGACGACGGCGCTGAGACCGACCTCGACCTCGGCCATTACGAGCGCTTCACCGGCGTGGCCGCGCGCCGTGGCGACAACATCACCACGGGCCGTATCTATTCGAACGTGATCGCCAAGGAGCGCCGCGGCGACTATCTGGGCGCGACCGTGCAGGTGATTCCGCACGTCACGGACCAGATCAAGGACTTCATTGGCGCCGACACGACCGACGAGGACTTCATCCTCTGCGAGATCGGCGGCACGGTGGGCGACATCGAGTCGACCCCCTTCCTGGAAGCCATTCGCCAGTTCGGCAACGAGGTCGGTCCGGAGAACGCCCTGTTCATCCACCTGACCCTGCTGCCCTACATCCCGACGGCGGGCGAACTGAAGACCAAGCCGACCCAGCATTCCGTGAAGGAACTGCTGGGCATGGGCATCCAGGCCAACATCCTGCTCTGCCGCGCCGATCGCCCGATTCCGGACAACGAGCGCCGCAAGATCGCGCTGTTCTGCAACATCCGGCCGGAGCGCGTCATCGCCGCCCTGGACGTCGATTCGATCTATCAGGTACCGGTCAGCTACCACGAGGAAGGCTTCGACACCCAGGTTCTGGCCTATTTCGGCCTGCCGACCGAGGGCAAGCCGGACCTGTCGCGCTGGACCAGCATCGTCGAGCGCGTGCGCAAGCCGCAGGGCGAGGTGACCATCGCCGTCGTCGGCAAGTACACCAGCCTGCTCGACAGCTACAAGTCGCTGGCCGAGGCGCTGACCCACGGCGGCATCGCCAACAACGTGAAGGTCAAGCTCGACTGGATCGACTCGGAGATCTTCGAGGACGACAGCGCCGTGCAGCGGCTGGAGAACGTCCACGGCATCCTGGTGCCGGGCGGCTTCGGCTCGCGCGGCACGGAGGGCAAGATCCGCGCCGCCCAGTTCGCCCGCGAGCGCAAGGTGCCGTATTTCGGCATCTGCTTCGGCATGCAGATGGCGGTGATCGAGTCGGCCCGCAACATGGCCGGGATCGTCGACGCCGGCTCGACCGAGCTGGGCAAGCCCGGCAACCCGGTGGTCGGCCTGATGACCGAGTGGATGCGCGGCAACAGCCTGGAGAAGCGCACGGAAGGCACCGATCTCGGCGGCACCATGCGTCTCGGCACCTACCCGGCGAAGCTGGTCCCCGGCAGCAAGGTCGCGGAGGTCTATGGCACCACCGACATCACCGAGCGGCACCGCCACCGCTACGAGGTGAACGTCTATTACAAGGACCGGCTGGAGAAGGTCGGCCTGCTGTTCTCCGGCCTGTCGCCGGACGGCGAGCTGCCCGAGATCGTCGAGATCCCGGACCATCCCTGGTTCATCGGCGTCCAGTTCCACCCGGAGCTGAAGTCCAAGCCCTTCGACCCGCATCCGCTCTTCACCTCCTTCATCAAGGCGGCGATTGAGCAGAGCCGGCTGGTGTGA
- the secG gene encoding preprotein translocase subunit SecG, translating into MESVLLVIHLLIALALVGVILIQRSEGGGLGIGGGNMGGMMSTRGTANLLTRTTGILAGCFMATSLVLAVLAGAHRAPTSIIDTMPAQPVAPAAPAQPAAPAQPAPPVAQ; encoded by the coding sequence ATGGAATCGGTGCTTCTGGTCATTCACCTGCTGATCGCCCTGGCGCTCGTCGGGGTCATCCTGATCCAGCGTTCGGAAGGCGGCGGTCTCGGCATCGGCGGCGGCAATATGGGGGGCATGATGTCCACCCGCGGCACCGCCAATCTGCTGACGCGGACCACCGGCATCCTGGCGGGCTGCTTCATGGCGACCAGCCTGGTCCTGGCGGTCCTGGCGGGTGCGCACAGGGCGCCGACCTCGATCATCGACACGATGCCGGCCCAGCCGGTCGCCCCGGCGGCCCCAGCCCAGCCGGCCGCGCCGGCGCAGCCCGCTCCGCCGGTCGCCCAGTAA
- the tpiA gene encoding triose-phosphate isomerase — MAARRKLIAGNWKMNGLKADGLDLASDLAGRLTGAGTVAFDMLVCPPFPLLFPVGDAISGSPLALGAQDCHAKTSGAHTGDVSPAMLTDAGCRYVILGHSERRADHAESDAQVSAKAAAAHKAGLIAIICVGETEAQRDAGQANSVVASQLKGSIPEGATAANTVIAYEPVWAIGTGKTATPDDVKAMHAHIRAELAGKTADPGAVRVLYGGSVKPGNAAELMAVENVDGALVGGAALKADDFWAIATSCR, encoded by the coding sequence ATGGCCGCACGCCGCAAACTGATTGCCGGGAACTGGAAGATGAACGGGCTGAAGGCCGACGGGCTGGATCTGGCCTCGGACCTCGCCGGGCGCCTGACGGGAGCCGGGACGGTCGCCTTCGACATGCTGGTGTGCCCGCCCTTCCCGCTGCTGTTCCCGGTGGGAGACGCGATTTCCGGCAGCCCGCTGGCGCTGGGCGCGCAGGACTGCCACGCCAAGACCTCCGGCGCGCACACCGGCGACGTCAGCCCGGCCATGCTGACCGACGCCGGCTGCCGCTACGTCATCCTCGGCCATTCGGAGCGCCGCGCCGACCACGCAGAATCCGACGCCCAGGTCTCCGCCAAGGCCGCCGCCGCCCACAAGGCGGGCCTGATCGCCATCATCTGCGTCGGCGAGACGGAGGCCCAGCGCGACGCCGGGCAGGCGAACAGCGTCGTCGCCAGCCAGCTCAAGGGCTCCATCCCGGAAGGCGCCACCGCGGCGAACACCGTCATCGCCTACGAGCCGGTCTGGGCCATCGGCACCGGTAAGACCGCGACCCCCGACGACGTCAAGGCGATGCACGCCCACATCCGGGCGGAGCTGGCCGGCAAGACCGCCGATCCCGGCGCAGTGCGCGTCCTCTACGGCGGCTCGGTCAAGCCGGGCAACGCCGCGGAACTGATGGCGGTGGAGAATGTGGACGGCGCGCTGGTCGGCGGCGCCGCGCTGAAGGCGGACGATTTCTGGGCGATCGCCACCAGTTGCCGCTAG
- a CDS encoding SurA N-terminal domain-containing protein produces the protein MLQFIRTYAGSWVVKILFVLLIVSFAAWGIGDMIRTGGISSTVASVGKVEIDRAELDQEFRRQMERLRPMMGGNLTTEQARQFGLLDQSLSALVQRALYDQAARDAGISVGPDVVRQRIAEEPAFRNAQNQFDAAQFRSVLRNNQLTEDGYVALLRRETARELVAGAVGAGVTPPKPLVQDLYRFRGERRVAEVVTLPNAAIGDVGVPDDAELTRYYEDHQVRFTAPEYRALSIAQLSADEIAKDIQIPDAELRAAYDERADELGTPERRTVGMVLADDEAKAKQIAEAAKTKGLTVAAKDAGTDVITLDNVTRNELPEIGDAAFALAQGAVSDAVRSGLGWHVLTVTAIQPGATKSFEEARDQLLAELRKEKAMDSLYSIANRVEDQLASGAPLEEVAQAQSLPIAKIAAVDSSGKAPDGKDAAPGRPNFAAMVQTAFQLASGATSNLTEAPNNVFYAVRVDGVTPAAPKPLAEVRDQAVAGWQDDKRAKLAAEKAQDIAAKLKQGSEAAAQDVASQSGASFAMTTPFTRDARSVEGLPGELVRKLFEVKPGETVTGATADSQVVARLKEIIPADPAAADATLATVESTVAQGLESDIMAQFGNALRNSYPVEVHRNRIDQFFASGN, from the coding sequence ATGCTTCAGTTCATCCGCACTTACGCCGGTTCGTGGGTCGTCAAGATCCTGTTCGTGCTCCTCATCGTCAGCTTCGCGGCCTGGGGCATCGGCGACATGATCCGCACAGGCGGGATCTCCAGCACCGTCGCCTCCGTCGGGAAGGTGGAGATCGACCGGGCGGAGCTGGACCAGGAGTTCCGCCGCCAGATGGAGCGGCTGCGCCCGATGATGGGCGGCAACCTGACGACGGAGCAGGCGCGCCAGTTCGGCCTTCTCGACCAGTCGCTGTCGGCGCTGGTGCAGCGCGCGCTCTACGATCAGGCGGCGCGCGACGCCGGGATCTCGGTCGGCCCGGACGTGGTGCGCCAGCGCATCGCCGAGGAGCCGGCCTTCCGCAACGCGCAGAACCAGTTCGACGCGGCCCAGTTCCGCAGCGTGCTGCGCAACAACCAACTGACCGAGGACGGCTACGTCGCCCTGCTGCGCCGCGAGACCGCGCGCGAGCTGGTCGCCGGTGCGGTCGGCGCCGGGGTGACCCCGCCGAAGCCGCTGGTCCAGGATCTCTACCGCTTCCGCGGGGAGCGCCGCGTGGCCGAGGTGGTCACCCTGCCCAACGCCGCCATCGGCGACGTCGGCGTGCCCGACGACGCTGAACTGACCCGTTATTACGAGGATCATCAGGTCCGCTTCACCGCGCCGGAATACCGCGCGCTGAGCATCGCCCAGCTCTCCGCCGACGAGATCGCCAAGGACATCCAGATCCCCGACGCCGAACTGCGCGCTGCCTATGACGAGCGCGCCGACGAACTCGGCACGCCGGAGCGGCGCACGGTGGGGATGGTTCTGGCCGACGACGAAGCGAAGGCGAAGCAGATCGCCGAGGCCGCCAAGACCAAGGGCCTGACCGTCGCCGCCAAGGACGCCGGGACCGACGTCATCACGCTCGACAACGTCACCCGCAACGAGCTGCCGGAGATCGGCGACGCCGCCTTCGCGCTGGCCCAGGGTGCGGTCAGCGACGCGGTGCGCAGCGGGTTGGGCTGGCACGTCCTGACGGTCACCGCCATCCAGCCGGGCGCCACCAAGAGCTTCGAGGAGGCCCGCGACCAGCTCCTGGCCGAGCTGCGCAAGGAGAAGGCGATGGATTCGCTCTACTCCATCGCCAACCGGGTCGAGGACCAGCTCGCCAGCGGCGCCCCGCTGGAGGAGGTCGCTCAGGCCCAGTCGCTGCCCATCGCCAAGATCGCCGCGGTGGACAGCAGCGGCAAGGCGCCGGACGGCAAGGACGCCGCCCCGGGCCGCCCGAACTTCGCCGCCATGGTGCAGACCGCCTTCCAGCTCGCCTCCGGCGCCACCTCGAACCTGACCGAAGCGCCCAACAACGTCTTCTACGCCGTGCGCGTCGACGGCGTGACGCCGGCCGCGCCCAAGCCGCTGGCCGAGGTGCGCGATCAGGCCGTCGCCGGCTGGCAGGACGACAAGCGCGCCAAGCTGGCCGCCGAGAAGGCCCAGGACATCGCCGCCAAGCTGAAGCAGGGCTCGGAGGCCGCGGCGCAGGACGTCGCCAGCCAGTCCGGCGCCAGCTTCGCCATGACCACGCCCTTCACCCGCGACGCCCGTTCGGTCGAGGGGCTGCCGGGCGAGCTGGTGCGCAAGCTGTTCGAGGTGAAGCCCGGCGAGACGGTGACCGGCGCCACCGCCGACAGCCAGGTCGTCGCCCGCCTGAAGGAGATCATCCCGGCGGACCCGGCGGCGGCCGACGCCACGCTGGCGACCGTGGAGAGCACCGTCGCCCAGGGGCTGGAAAGCGACATCATGGCCCAATTCGGCAACGCGCTGCGCAACAGCTACCCGGTCGAGGTTCACCGCAACCGCATCGACCAGTTCTTCGCCAGCGGCAACTAA